A window from Pseudomonas frederiksbergensis encodes these proteins:
- a CDS encoding NTP/NDP exchange transporter → MPIAVKWLNVLPSERAALRLGFAFHFCVLASYYLVRPLRDALGLEGGADKLQWLFTATFVVMLLMVPLFGALVSRLPATRFVPLIYRLIALSMLVFGVLIANHVAPVAVGRVFFVWISIYNLFIVSIFWSVLVDRFSSEQGRRLFGFVAAGGTLGTFIGPLLAATMATRFGPVALTLAAAVLLEVAVRCYRALLSRTEAQSGRRSLADRRMGGGMLAGITLILRSPYLLGLVLFMLLHTSAATLLYFEQGRIVAGSYADVASRTQFFAVVDLIVSALTLVLQLLLTAPLIRLIGIGGALAALPLATIVAFAAMALAPVPATVALAQGLRRAVEFAIVRPAREVLWTVVSREEKYKAKNVIETLVYRGGDAASGWLSAGLTALGAGFGLVALVIVPFAGLWGGLCVWLARQQAQRADSKNVEGQFHEPH, encoded by the coding sequence ATGCCCATCGCTGTGAAATGGCTCAACGTCCTGCCGTCGGAAAGAGCGGCGCTGAGGCTGGGTTTCGCCTTCCATTTCTGCGTGCTGGCCAGCTATTACCTGGTGCGACCGCTGCGCGATGCCTTGGGCCTGGAAGGCGGCGCCGACAAGTTGCAGTGGCTGTTCACGGCGACCTTCGTGGTGATGCTATTGATGGTGCCGTTGTTTGGCGCATTGGTTTCGCGGTTGCCGGCCACTCGTTTCGTGCCGTTGATCTATCGGTTGATCGCTTTGTCTATGCTGGTGTTTGGCGTGTTGATTGCCAACCACGTTGCGCCGGTGGCGGTCGGCCGGGTGTTTTTCGTCTGGATCAGCATCTACAACCTGTTCATCGTCTCCATCTTCTGGAGCGTGTTGGTGGATCGGTTTTCCAGCGAACAAGGGCGGCGGCTGTTCGGCTTCGTCGCGGCCGGAGGAACGCTGGGTACGTTTATCGGGCCTTTGTTGGCGGCGACCATGGCCACCCGGTTTGGCCCGGTGGCATTGACCCTCGCCGCCGCAGTGCTGCTGGAAGTTGCGGTGCGCTGCTACCGGGCGCTGCTGTCCCGTACCGAAGCGCAATCCGGCCGTCGGTCGCTGGCGGACCGGCGCATGGGCGGCGGCATGCTCGCCGGCATCACCCTGATTCTGCGCTCGCCGTATCTGCTGGGGCTGGTGCTGTTCATGCTGTTGCATACCAGCGCAGCGACCTTGTTGTATTTCGAACAGGGACGAATTGTCGCTGGTAGCTATGCTGATGTGGCCAGCCGGACGCAATTCTTCGCCGTCGTCGATTTGATCGTGTCGGCGCTGACGTTGGTCTTGCAGTTGCTGTTGACGGCGCCGTTGATCCGCTTGATTGGCATCGGCGGGGCGCTGGCAGCCTTGCCGTTGGCGACTATCGTGGCGTTCGCCGCCATGGCCCTGGCGCCCGTGCCGGCAACCGTGGCGCTGGCGCAGGGGCTGCGCCGTGCGGTCGAGTTCGCCATCGTGCGGCCAGCGCGGGAAGTGCTGTGGACCGTGGTCAGCCGGGAAGAAAAGTACAAGGCCAAGAATGTGATCGAGACCTTGGTGTATCGCGGTGGAGATGCCGCCAGTGGCTGGTTATCCGCCGGGTTGACGGCGCTGGGAGCGGGCTTCGGTCTGGTGGCGCTGGTGATCGTGCCGTTTGCCGGGTTGTGGGGCGGGTTATGCGTGTGGCTGGCCAGGCAGCAGGCGCAAAGGGCTGACAGCAAAAATGTGGA
- a CDS encoding CAP domain-containing protein, with product MRQPRLSFRVASLCFIPLLSLFANPAHAGAERQLVEAINDYRAHPDRCLGRAGRALTPLALKSNLALPIGYGGGLRDRLKASGYQAVTVRTIRVVGAQDADEAFDMLQSDYCGALLDTQYADIGVSRARSEWQVVLAQPVLDSRAGDTRAVSKALLAQVNAARSKPRLCGRQRFGAARPLAWNAALGAAAQGHSKAMAYGNYFAHQDPDGDMPADRARAAGFRGRQIGENIAAGQGSPSKAMSGWLASPGHCANLMNPMFTQMGAAYATDARSDRGVYWTMLFGAP from the coding sequence ATGCGCCAACCCCGCCTGTCTTTTCGCGTTGCCTCGCTCTGTTTCATTCCTTTGCTTTCCCTGTTCGCCAACCCCGCCCACGCCGGTGCCGAAAGGCAGTTGGTGGAAGCCATCAACGACTACCGCGCTCATCCCGATCGCTGCTTGGGGCGCGCGGGGCGAGCGTTAACGCCGCTGGCATTGAAGTCGAACCTGGCCTTACCGATCGGCTATGGCGGCGGTTTGCGCGATCGATTGAAGGCATCGGGCTATCAGGCGGTGACCGTGCGCACGATTCGCGTGGTCGGTGCGCAGGATGCCGATGAGGCCTTCGACATGCTCCAGAGCGATTACTGCGGGGCATTGCTCGATACTCAATATGCCGACATTGGCGTCAGCCGCGCCCGGAGTGAGTGGCAGGTGGTGCTGGCGCAGCCCGTGCTGGACAGTCGCGCGGGTGATACGCGAGCCGTCAGCAAAGCGTTGCTGGCCCAGGTCAATGCGGCACGTTCAAAACCGCGCCTCTGCGGTCGTCAGCGCTTCGGCGCCGCACGGCCATTGGCCTGGAACGCAGCCCTGGGCGCAGCGGCGCAAGGGCACAGCAAGGCGATGGCCTACGGCAACTACTTCGCCCACCAGGACCCCGACGGTGACATGCCTGCGGACCGGGCCAGAGCCGCAGGTTTCCGTGGCCGGCAGATCGGCGAGAACATCGCTGCCGGCCAAGGCTCACCGAGCAAGGCCATGTCGGGCTGGCTGGCCAGCCCGGGGCATTGCGCCAACCTGATGAACCCGATGTTTACCCAGATGGGTGCAGCCTATGCCACTGACGCACGCAGTGATCGAGGCGTTTATTGGACAATGTTGTTTGGCGCGCCTTGA
- a CDS encoding PLP-dependent aminotransferase family protein → MPRSRYKSLVDALAADIRSGRLLPGTRLPTHRQLAAKEGLALVTASRVYAELEAMGLVSGETGRGTFVRETSLPPGLGIDQKSVAVGMTDLNFNYPSLPGQAELLRNALRQLASGGDLESLLRYQPHAGRLHERASVARHLLARGLTVEAEQVLMVSGAQHGLAVTMMALLQPGDVIAADALTYSGFIVLAEALHLEIVPIPVTEQRPDLEALDSLCRNRRVRAVYSMPTLHNPLGWVMSAHQRDLLVTIARKHDLLIIEDAAYAFLAENPPAPIAQLAPERTVYVSGLSKSVATGLRVGFVAAPIEKVPALERTIRATTWNTPGVLTAIASTWLDDGTVMQLEAEKRQDAQARQIMAAEVLAGLPCIRHPSSYFLWLPLSEDARADQIAAALLREKVAISTAEPFATSAHVPHAIRLALGSAEMGALREALEKVKWVIGAYS, encoded by the coding sequence ATGCCTCGCTCACGATACAAGTCATTAGTGGATGCTTTGGCGGCTGACATCCGCTCAGGCCGATTGTTGCCGGGCACGCGTTTGCCGACGCATCGGCAATTGGCGGCGAAAGAAGGGCTGGCGCTGGTAACCGCCAGTCGCGTCTATGCAGAGCTCGAAGCCATGGGGCTGGTCAGCGGCGAGACAGGGCGAGGCACGTTCGTGCGGGAAACGTCGTTGCCGCCGGGCTTGGGCATCGACCAGAAAAGCGTGGCCGTGGGCATGACCGACCTCAACTTTAACTATCCGTCCCTGCCAGGGCAGGCAGAACTCTTGCGAAATGCGCTGCGTCAGCTCGCCTCGGGCGGTGATCTGGAATCCCTGTTGCGCTACCAGCCACACGCCGGGCGCCTGCATGAGCGCGCCTCGGTGGCGCGTCATCTGCTCGCCCGAGGCCTGACGGTGGAGGCCGAGCAAGTGTTGATGGTCAGTGGCGCCCAGCATGGGCTGGCCGTGACGATGATGGCGCTGCTGCAACCCGGTGATGTGATTGCAGCGGATGCACTGACCTATTCAGGCTTCATCGTGCTGGCCGAAGCCTTGCACCTTGAAATCGTGCCTATTCCCGTGACCGAACAAAGACCTGATCTGGAGGCGCTGGACAGCCTGTGCCGGAATCGCCGCGTGCGGGCGGTGTACTCGATGCCGACGCTGCACAATCCACTGGGGTGGGTCATGAGTGCCCATCAGCGCGATTTGCTGGTGACCATCGCGCGCAAGCATGACTTGCTGATCATCGAGGACGCCGCCTATGCCTTCCTTGCCGAGAACCCGCCGGCACCGATAGCGCAACTCGCCCCCGAACGGACCGTCTACGTTTCAGGGCTTTCCAAGAGTGTGGCCACTGGGCTGCGTGTAGGTTTCGTCGCCGCCCCGATCGAAAAAGTGCCCGCGCTGGAGCGCACGATCAGGGCGACCACCTGGAATACCCCAGGCGTGCTGACGGCCATCGCGAGCACGTGGCTCGACGATGGCACCGTCATGCAACTGGAAGCGGAAAAACGCCAGGATGCGCAGGCCAGGCAAATCATGGCCGCAGAAGTGCTGGCGGGCCTTCCATGTATTCGCCACCCGTCGTCGTATTTTCTTTGGCTGCCTTTGTCTGAAGATGCGAGGGCCGACCAGATCGCCGCGGCCTTGCTGCGGGAAAAAGTCGCGATTTCAACCGCTGAGCCGTTTGCCACTTCTGCCCATGTACCGCATGCGATTCGCCTGGCGCTGGGGTCCGCTGAGATGGGCGCACTGCGGGAGGCGCTGGAAAAAGTGAAGTGGGTGATTGGGGCTTATTCATAG
- a CDS encoding alpha/beta hydrolase, translating to MPPTKVSRMPRILVSIVVIIAVVYLALCAALFVFQRALIYFPQPRAIGTSATLLTLSVDDAQVLVSVRPHEGAKALIYFGGNAEDVSRSLPSFSEAFADHAVYLMHYRGYGGSSGSPSEEMISRDALTLFDLVYATHPHITVVGRSLGSGVAVRLASQRPAARLVLITPYNSVEELATRQFPIFPVKWLLKDTFASWKYAAHITVPTLLIAAEHDEVIPRSSTERLFTHFAKGVATLKVIPGTGHNSISESPEYLKVLGDGL from the coding sequence ATGCCGCCCACTAAAGTTAGCCGAATGCCACGAATCCTGGTGTCAATCGTCGTCATCATCGCCGTCGTGTATCTGGCGCTCTGCGCTGCGCTGTTCGTGTTCCAGCGCGCACTCATTTACTTCCCGCAACCCCGCGCCATCGGCACCTCGGCAACGCTGCTCACGCTGTCGGTCGACGACGCGCAGGTGCTGGTGTCCGTCAGGCCGCACGAGGGGGCCAAAGCATTGATCTATTTCGGCGGAAATGCCGAGGACGTCTCCCGAAGCCTGCCTTCGTTTTCCGAAGCCTTTGCCGATCACGCCGTCTACTTGATGCACTACCGAGGCTACGGCGGCAGTTCCGGATCGCCTTCCGAGGAGATGATTTCGCGCGACGCCCTGACCTTGTTTGACCTGGTCTATGCCACCCATCCGCACATCACGGTGGTCGGTCGCAGCCTGGGCTCGGGCGTCGCCGTGCGCCTCGCCAGTCAGCGCCCGGCGGCACGTCTGGTGCTGATCACGCCCTACAACAGTGTCGAAGAACTCGCTACACGGCAATTCCCCATCTTCCCGGTGAAGTGGTTGCTCAAGGACACCTTTGCATCCTGGAAGTACGCCGCCCACATCACGGTGCCGACGCTGTTGATCGCGGCGGAGCACGACGAAGTGATACCGCGCTCCAGCACCGAGCGGCTCTTCACACATTTCGCCAAAGGGGTGGCAACGCTGAAGGTCATACCGGGTACGGGGCACAACTCGATATCCGAGAGCCCCGAGTACCTCAAGGTGCTGGGCGACGGGTTGTGA
- a CDS encoding PQQ-binding-like beta-propeller repeat protein — translation MKQSAAQILREYGPFAGVDKVHGVTWDGQHVWFATGDKLNALDPASGKTLRSIDVAAHAGTAFDGQHLFQIAENRIQKIDPQTGRVLATIPAPGESDSGLTWAEGTLWVGEYRDRKIHQIDPETGAILRTLESNRFVTGVTWVEGQLWHGTWEEDESELRHIDSTTGEVLESVKLPAGVGVSGLESDGGDQFFCGGGGSAKVRAVRRPK, via the coding sequence ATGAAACAGTCAGCAGCTCAAATCCTCCGTGAATATGGACCCTTTGCCGGTGTCGACAAGGTGCATGGCGTCACCTGGGACGGTCAGCACGTGTGGTTTGCCACCGGCGACAAACTCAATGCCCTGGACCCGGCGAGCGGCAAGACACTGCGTTCAATCGATGTCGCCGCCCATGCCGGCACCGCCTTCGACGGCCAGCACCTGTTCCAGATCGCCGAGAATCGCATTCAGAAAATTGACCCGCAGACCGGCCGTGTACTCGCGACAATCCCGGCGCCTGGCGAGAGTGACTCAGGGCTGACGTGGGCGGAGGGAACGTTGTGGGTCGGCGAATATCGGGATCGCAAGATCCATCAGATCGATCCCGAGACCGGCGCGATTTTGCGCACCCTTGAATCCAACCGCTTTGTCACCGGGGTGACCTGGGTCGAGGGCCAGCTGTGGCATGGCACCTGGGAAGAAGACGAGAGTGAGTTACGCCATATCGATTCGACCACTGGCGAGGTGCTGGAGAGTGTGAAGTTGCCGGCCGGCGTCGGGGTGTCGGGACTTGAATCGGATGGCGGCGATCAGTTTTTCTGCGGCGGTGGTGGCAGTGCAAAGGTGAGGGCGGTGCGGCGCCCGAAATGA
- a CDS encoding sialidase family protein, whose translation MRIKLPSVRALGAYLSLSCLFAAAWFVNPANTHSSFALISPVMAVAGQVAKPIYTSRFASSGLVDFVHSSAVTALPDGSLMTVWFAGSREGAADVQVRSARFDSKTGEWGAEKVLATRDSTQQGTRKYIRKLGNPVVALAPDNRLWLFYVSVSMGGWAGSAVNVMVSDDFGESWSAPRQLITSPFLNISTLVRSAPVFHADGSIGLPVYHEFLGKFAEYLYLSADGDVIDKFRISHGKNSLQPTVVPLDGQRGIALLRYAGDTHHRVLATRTEDAGQTWSEPYPLDPSNPNSSLAAVATPEHGLLVALNDLQEGRFKLSLYGTDAKMDDWRSLRDLDKSPDPEGAPFSPEAYKEIIGKEFRGSSGALRQPLEAQFLDNLDNRVCKSQGCEFEYEYPYFIRSPDGMYHLVYSWNNTFIKHVTFNDAWLNERRK comes from the coding sequence ATGCGCATCAAACTTCCTAGCGTTCGTGCCCTCGGTGCATACCTTTCACTCTCTTGCCTGTTTGCGGCTGCATGGTTCGTCAATCCTGCCAATACGCATTCCTCCTTTGCCCTGATAAGTCCAGTGATGGCAGTGGCTGGCCAAGTCGCCAAGCCCATTTATACCAGCCGCTTCGCCTCGTCCGGGCTGGTGGATTTCGTGCATTCCTCGGCAGTGACCGCCCTGCCCGACGGCAGCCTGATGACGGTCTGGTTCGCCGGCTCCCGCGAAGGCGCAGCCGATGTGCAGGTGCGCTCTGCCCGGTTCGACTCGAAAACCGGCGAGTGGGGGGCAGAAAAGGTATTGGCGACGCGGGATTCGACCCAACAGGGCACGCGAAAATACATTCGCAAGCTGGGCAATCCGGTGGTTGCCCTCGCGCCGGATAATCGCCTGTGGCTGTTCTACGTGTCGGTGTCCATGGGTGGCTGGGCCGGCAGCGCGGTCAATGTGATGGTGTCAGATGACTTCGGTGAAAGCTGGTCCGCCCCGCGGCAGTTGATCACTTCACCCTTTCTGAACATCAGCACCCTGGTCCGGTCGGCACCGGTATTTCATGCCGACGGTTCCATCGGTTTGCCGGTCTACCACGAGTTCCTGGGCAAGTTTGCCGAGTACCTCTACTTGAGCGCAGACGGCGATGTGATCGACAAATTCCGCATCAGCCATGGCAAAAACTCATTGCAACCCACGGTGGTTCCACTGGATGGCCAGCGCGGCATCGCCTTGCTGCGCTATGCCGGCGACACCCACCACCGTGTGCTGGCGACCCGCACCGAAGACGCCGGTCAAACCTGGAGCGAGCCTTATCCGCTCGATCCCTCGAACCCGAACTCTTCGTTGGCCGCCGTCGCGACGCCCGAACACGGGTTGCTGGTGGCGCTCAACGACCTGCAGGAGGGGCGCTTCAAGCTGAGCCTGTATGGCACCGACGCAAAAATGGACGATTGGCGTTCATTGCGGGACCTGGACAAGTCCCCTGACCCCGAAGGTGCTCCGTTTTCGCCCGAGGCCTACAAGGAAATCATCGGCAAAGAGTTTCGCGGTTCCAGCGGCGCGCTTCGCCAACCGCTGGAGGCACAGTTCCTGGACAACCTCGACAACCGTGTCTGTAAAAGCCAGGGGTGTGAATTTGAATATGAATACCCGTACTTCATCCGCAGCCCCGACGGGATGTATCACTTGGTTTATTCCTGGAACAACACCTTCATCAAGCACGTCACCTTCAACGATGCCTGGCTCAACGAGCGTCGCAAATGA
- a CDS encoding GNAT family N-acetyltransferase, with protein sequence MHFTYRPVRTEDVLTICDFPQNPQELFFMFPKAQYPLTADQLQASIAQRSDSTVVEADGSVMGFANFYRFERDGVCAIGNVIVSPTGRGKGVAKFLVQTMVELAFERHRACEVQLSCFNENTAGLLLYPQLGFVPYGVEERLAPDGRRVALIHLRKTGSHAGL encoded by the coding sequence ATGCACTTCACCTACCGCCCCGTCCGCACTGAAGATGTCCTGACGATTTGCGATTTTCCTCAAAATCCCCAAGAGCTGTTTTTTATGTTCCCGAAGGCGCAGTACCCGCTGACGGCAGATCAACTGCAGGCTTCGATTGCTCAACGTTCCGACTCAACGGTGGTTGAGGCGGACGGTTCTGTGATGGGCTTTGCTAACTTTTACAGGTTTGAGCGCGATGGCGTTTGCGCGATCGGCAATGTGATTGTGTCACCCACGGGTCGAGGGAAAGGGGTCGCGAAGTTTTTGGTGCAGACGATGGTGGAGTTGGCGTTCGAACGTCATCGGGCATGTGAAGTGCAGCTTTCGTGCTTCAACGAGAATACGGCGGGGTTGCTGCTGTATCCGCAGCTCGGGTTTGTGCCGTACGGGGTCGAGGAACGATTGGCGCCGGACGGGCGTCGTGTGGCCCTTATACATTTGAGAAAGACCGGGAGCCACGCGGGGCTCTGA
- a CDS encoding helix-turn-helix domain-containing protein — protein sequence MDSLITAAAQALAAGDPLGALNRVALRDDAPALALRGIAMAQLGDLVRAKALVQRAARAFGPKEALARARCVVAEAEIALASRELGWPVKALETARVTLEAHGDRVNATHARYLQIRRLLLIGHLEEADVLLAELDPAPLPPALRTAHELVVAGIAMRRLETNKARSALMRAEHAARDVDIPALTAEVENAALVLNTPVARLLAHGEERPLLLEEVEALLASTSLVVDACRYVVRGAGMSVSLASRPVLFTLARALAEAWPADVSREALVARAFRLKHADESLRARLRVEIGRLRAALKPLAGVIATKRGFALVALVASDVVVLAQHVEEKHAQVFAFLVDGESWSSSALALALGASQRTVQRALDELAREGKVQSFGRGRARRWMTPPLPGFATTLLLPGPLPGD from the coding sequence ATGGACTCGCTGATCACGGCCGCAGCGCAGGCGCTGGCGGCGGGTGATCCGCTCGGTGCGCTGAACCGGGTCGCGTTGCGCGACGATGCGCCGGCGCTGGCGTTGCGCGGGATTGCGATGGCGCAACTCGGCGATCTGGTGCGAGCCAAGGCGCTGGTGCAGAGGGCGGCGCGGGCCTTTGGACCGAAGGAGGCCTTGGCTCGGGCGCGGTGTGTGGTCGCCGAGGCCGAGATCGCGCTGGCCTCCCGGGAACTGGGCTGGCCGGTGAAGGCACTCGAGACGGCGCGGGTGACGCTTGAGGCACATGGCGATCGGGTGAACGCCACTCATGCGCGGTATCTGCAGATTCGGCGTTTGCTGCTGATCGGGCATCTTGAAGAGGCCGACGTGCTGCTCGCCGAGCTTGATCCCGCGCCTTTGCCGCCGGCCTTGCGCACTGCTCACGAACTGGTCGTGGCAGGGATCGCGATGCGACGACTTGAGACGAACAAGGCGCGGTCTGCACTCATGAGGGCCGAGCATGCCGCGCGCGACGTCGATATTCCTGCGCTGACGGCCGAGGTGGAAAACGCGGCCCTTGTCCTGAACACGCCCGTCGCGCGTTTGCTTGCCCATGGCGAAGAGCGGCCACTGTTGCTGGAGGAGGTGGAAGCGTTGCTCGCATCCACGTCGCTGGTCGTCGACGCCTGTCGCTACGTCGTGCGTGGCGCTGGCATGTCGGTTTCCCTCGCCTCACGCCCGGTCTTGTTCACCCTCGCGCGGGCACTGGCCGAAGCATGGCCGGCCGACGTGTCGAGGGAAGCGCTGGTTGCCCGGGCCTTTCGTTTGAAGCACGCCGACGAGTCCCTTCGCGCACGGTTGCGAGTCGAAATCGGGCGACTGCGTGCGGCGTTGAAACCCTTGGCCGGCGTGATTGCAACCAAACGCGGGTTTGCCCTGGTGGCGCTGGTTGCCTCTGACGTGGTGGTGCTGGCGCAACACGTCGAAGAGAAACACGCGCAGGTGTTCGCGTTCCTCGTTGACGGTGAGTCGTGGTCCAGTTCGGCCCTGGCCCTGGCCCTCGGTGCCAGCCAGCGCACGGTGCAACGGGCACTCGACGAACTGGCCCGGGAGGGCAAGGTGCAGTCGTTCGGTCGCGGTCGGGCACGGCGCTGGATGACTCCGCCGCTGCCGGGTTTCGCGACGACCTTGTTACTCCCGGGGCCACTGCCGGGTGACTAG
- a CDS encoding DMT family transporter, translating into MERTLQNPMTEKTASGWLNGFIGVLIFSGSLPATRLAVLEFDPVFLTVARAAIAGLLALCMLVLFKEKRPAKHQLMPLAIVAMGVVVGFPLLTALALQYVTSAHSIVFVGLLPLATAVFGVLRGGERPRPVFWFFSVLGSTLVVGFALSQGLTASPTGDILMLLAILACGLGYAEGAKLSRTLGGWQVISWALLLSLPVMVPLTWFMAPASFSGISTSAWFSLAYVSIFSMLIGFVFWYRGLAQGGIAAVGQLQLLQPFFGLALAATLLHEHVSIGMLGVTVAVILCVAGARKFSK; encoded by the coding sequence ATGGAACGGACCCTGCAAAACCCAATGACGGAAAAGACCGCGAGCGGATGGCTCAACGGGTTCATCGGCGTGCTGATTTTCAGCGGCTCGCTGCCGGCCACCCGGTTGGCCGTGCTGGAATTCGACCCGGTGTTCCTGACCGTTGCCCGAGCGGCGATTGCCGGGCTCCTGGCGCTTTGCATGCTGGTGCTGTTTAAAGAAAAACGCCCCGCCAAGCATCAGCTTATGCCTTTGGCGATCGTGGCAATGGGCGTTGTGGTGGGGTTTCCGCTGCTGACGGCGTTGGCGTTGCAGTACGTGACGTCGGCGCATTCCATCGTCTTCGTTGGTTTGTTACCGCTCGCCACTGCGGTGTTTGGTGTGTTGCGCGGCGGGGAACGACCACGGCCGGTGTTCTGGTTTTTCTCGGTGCTGGGCAGCACGTTGGTGGTGGGGTTTGCGCTCTCTCAGGGCCTGACCGCTTCGCCGACCGGCGACATCCTCATGCTGCTGGCCATCCTCGCCTGCGGGCTGGGTTATGCCGAAGGGGCGAAGCTTTCAAGAACCCTGGGCGGCTGGCAGGTGATTTCCTGGGCGTTGCTGCTGTCGCTGCCCGTCATGGTCCCGTTGACCTGGTTCATGGCTCCGGCTTCGTTTTCGGGAATTTCTACGTCGGCGTGGTTCAGCCTGGCGTACGTATCGATCTTCAGCATGCTGATCGGTTTTGTGTTCTGGTACCGCGGGCTGGCCCAAGGGGGGATTGCCGCCGTCGGCCAGTTGCAACTGCTGCAGCCGTTTTTTGGTTTGGCGCTGGCGGCCACGCTGCTTCACGAGCACGTCAGCATCGGCATGCTGGGGGTTACCGTCGCGGTGATCCTTTGCGTGGCCGGGGCACGAAAGTTTTCGAAGTGA